A part of Scleropages formosus chromosome 3, fSclFor1.1, whole genome shotgun sequence genomic DNA contains:
- the LOC108926011 gene encoding uncharacterized protein LOC108926011, translating into MGVALILSCLAAMAYSSPVQVRHSPQQLLDHQIRLLQQKHASGGSCKEISGAVAPPAQTGQTAQVPRLPKSVSPVNQASPAGSQVLLPTQPNNQAWQPGIPFMVPLQPNSQTPQLAFQGPVPPQYVQMLSYGSFPYFHTQTGQQIPPVVYMYPTGGLSTGLSSEELAGKPASVMPRFGVYMPDFGGNVPAFPKASTTNQAVHPSVVAIPDQVGGLPVPGVPALGVEAAPSSPVQLAVGPDVLKQPSHQKNPQDLYAWTTAMPRDPVPNVSPSPSTAATKSQSVIYP; encoded by the exons ATGGGTGTGGCGCTCATTCTGTCCTGCCTTGCAGCGATGGCATACAGCAGTCCT GTCCAGGTGCGTCATTCGCCCCAGCAGCTCCTCGACCACCAGATCCGGCTCCTCCAGCAGAAACATGCCAGTGGAGGATCTTGCAAAGAG ATTTCAGGGGCTGTGGCTCCACCAGCACAGACTGGTCAGACTGCACAGGTGCCTCGATTACCGAAGTCCGTGTCCCCCGTGAACCAGGCCAGCCCAGCAGGCAGCCAGGTGCTCCTTCCCACACAACCCAACAACCAGGCATGGCAACCAGGCATACCTTTCATGGTGCCTCTGCAGCCCAACTCTCAGACCCCCCAGCTGGCATTCCAGGGCCCCGTTCCACCGCAGTATGTTCAG ATGTTGTCCTATGGATCCTTTCCCTACTTTCACACTCAAACAGGACAACAA aTACCGCCAGTCGTCTACATGTACCCAACg GGTGGTCTGTCTACAGGGTTGAGTTCAGAAGAGTTAGCTGGGAAG CCAGCCAGCGTCATGCCCAGGTTTGGAGTCTACATGCCTGATTTCGGTGGAAATGTGCCAGCCTTCCCAAAAGCATCCACTACCAACCAGGCGGTACATCCCAGTGTGGTTGCCATACCAGATCAGGTTGGAGGGCTTCCAGTACCTGGTGTTCCAGCTCTGGGTGTGGAGGCTGCTCCATCCAGCCCCGTGCAGCTGGCTGTGGGTCCAGATGTTCTGAAGCAACCCTCACACCAGAAGAATCCTCAGGATCTGTACGCATGGACCACAGCCATGCCCAGGGATCCAGTCCCCAACGTGTCACCTTCCCCCAGCACCGCAGCGACAAAGAGCCAATCTGTCATCTATCCATAA